From a single Porites lutea chromosome 10, jaPorLute2.1, whole genome shotgun sequence genomic region:
- the LOC140950414 gene encoding cyclic nucleotide-gated channel alpha-3-like, translating to MESAKDSHDTQLKTSPVLETKMNEGTSRTSKVRFSANTDTFSEDEEADIRHKRLLRYFYKGGRRYSEAEKAFLSRVRIPSVGLLADGETKVGRLRFFDPGGDKLYYWLLIVSIAVVYNSWALILRTSFPEIQERHAIIWIVIDYFCDVIYIADVFVSSRTGYMEDGIMQRDIQKMRRHYLHTSAFYLDAASIVPLDIAYIFIKHEPAIRMNRLIKYHRFWRFLDRTESRTSYPNLFRLASLMQFILVLIHWNACIYFIVSREIGFGTDTWVYPGINGTLTERHLSLTRKYIYSFYWSTLTLTTIGEVPPPHTNVEFIIVTLDYLIGVLLFATIVGNVGSIITNQNAGKVDFQNKMDGIKAYMRFHKIPQHLQQRVIKWFDYLWMNKKHPDEEELLHSLPDKLRAELAIHVHLDSLRKVAIFQDCEAGFLSELVLRLRPQLFSPGDYVCRKGEVGREMYIVNRGKLEVVSETGTKIYAVLEAGSYFGEISVLCMSAAGNRRTASVRSVGYSELFCLSKNDLMEVLDEYPEIKTKIESIAKQRLENDKRRTSVLLSNKHNRTETDCADSEPRVKSRSFAKMEEKIATLEREKETLLTELKKQREEFSDRLADLECSMSHLSRERRGDNVRPASRSFDFVWKRR from the exons ATGGAATCTGCTAAAG ACTCGCACGATACTCAGCTAAAAACTTCGCCTGTCCTCGAGACGAAAATGAACGAAGGTACGAGCCGAACGTCAAAAGTTCGTTTCTCTGCTAACACGGACACCTTTAGCGAAGATGAAGAAGCGGACATTCGCCATAAACGTCTTCTGCGCTACTTCTATAAGGGAGGAAGAAGATATAGTGAAGCAGAAAAGGCTTTTTTGAGTCGTGTCAGGATACCGTCAGTTGGGCTTCTTGCCGACGGTGAGACAAAAGTGGGACGGCTAAGATTTTTTGACCCAGGAG GTGACAAGCTCTATTACTGGTTGCTAATAGTCTCCATAGCTGTTGTGTATAATTCATGGGCGCTTATATTAAGAACCTCATTCCCTGAAATCCAGGAACGACACGCGATTATCTGGATTGTAATTGACTATTTTTGCGATGTGATCTATATCGCGGATGTGTTTGTGAGCTCAAGAACAGGATACATGGAGGACGGAATCATGCAAAGAGACATTCAAAAAATGCGCCGGCACTACTTGCACACGTCAGCCTTTTATTTAGACGCCGCGTCAATTGTGCCTTTGGATATTGCGTATATTTTCATAAAGCACGAGCCCGCGATACGCATGAACCGTCTGATAAAATATCATCGTTTCTGGCGATTTCTTGATCGCACAGAGAGCAGAACCAGCTATCCGAATCTGTTCAGACTGGCTTCCTTAATGCAGTTTATTCTTGTTTTAATTCACTGGAATGCATGTATTTACTTCATCGTGTCGCGCGAAATTGGGTTTGGCACCGACACATGGGTTTACCCAGGAATCAACGGAACCCTAACTGAAAGACACCTGTCACTCACAAGAAAATACATATACTCTTTTTATTGGTCAACTCTGACGTTGACGACAATTGGAGAAGTGCCGCCACCCCACACTAACGTGGAGTTTATTATTGTTACGCTTGATTATCTGATAG GTGTACTTCTTTTTGCCACTATTGTAGGAAATGTGGGTAGTATTATCACCAATCAAAATGCCGGTAAAGTAGACTTCCAAAACAAGATGGACGGTATTAAAGCTTACATGCGTTTCCACAAAATCCCTCAACATCTACAACAGCGGGTGATTAAGTGGTTCGATTATTTGTGGATGAACAAGAAACATCCCGATGAAGAGGAGCTCCTGCACTCTTTGCCAGACAAACTCCGAGCTGAGTTGGCAATCCACGTGCACTTAGATTCATTAAGGAAGGTTGCTATCTTTCAGGACTGTGAGGCGGGGTTTCTTAGCGAGCTGGTCTTGCGTCTTCGTCCTCAACTATTTTCACCag gtgaCTACGTCTGCAGGAAGGGCGAAGTAGGCAGAGAGATGTACATCGTGAACAGGGGCAAGTTGGAGGTGGTGTCAGAAACAGGCACCAAAATCTATGCTGTGTTAGAGGCCGGTAGTTACTTTGGAGAGATAAGTGTTTTGTGCATGAGCGCCGCTGGAAATCGTCGGACCGCTTCGGTCCGCTCCGTAGGTTACTCAGAGCTTTTTTGCTTGTCGAAGAATGATCTCATGGAAGTGCTCGACGAGTATCCTGAGATCAAAACAAAGATTGAGAGCATTGCTAAGCAAAGGCTCGAGAATGACAAGAGACGCACGAGCGTGCTTTTGTCAAATAAGCACAACAGAACTGAGACAGACTGCGCTGACTCTGAACCGAGAGTAAAAAGCCGATCTTTTGCTAAGATGGAAGAGAAAATTGCCACCCTCGAGAGAGAAAAGGAGACCCTTTTAACAGAATTGAAAAAGCAGAGGGAAGAGTTTTCTGACAGACTAGCTGACCTAGAGTGTTCCATGTCGCATCTTTCACGCGAGCGGCGTGGAGACAACGTTAGACCTGCTTCAAGATCTTTTGATTTCGTTTGGAAGAGAAGATAA
- the LOC140950420 gene encoding regulatory factor X 4-like, giving the protein MPRGPGQQSMYSGNHYVSHSKLQSPLTIQWLNENYEVSEGVSLPRSALYSHYLDFCEKNNLSPVNAASFGKIIRHTFPNLKTRRLGTRGQSKYHYYGITIKTTSPYHDTVCNAARQSNTGFSQSYSKNDADERSHGPVLHKGSQGNGAYVATAPGGTLLPDFPKPSKLTLPEKVPHEKVKTFLIMYRAHCQRILDTILRANFGEVQNFLVHFWQGMPSHMLEVLGSNEVVELIGQCDTILYKAISGVLIPGTLQPLPASLTQAIRQFAQQLDEWLTESLSHLPEPLQKKKLTVAKSFSHSLRRQTSLTHLAQAARTVLHSAEPVSQMLTDWKQIDFEGISRQALWTFSQSIAEDYELINEHFKEFTQLLEQQATIDQYAEWAANLVNRCIAKQVEKTGKTYKECSRDFLLKWSFFSIKIVRELTLHSAHSFGSFHLLHMLLEDYILYTVENHNNADEQSVQSSDGESKEMNFMEVKEDMEIDVVGPRPTHVNVRKSTSRRHSSSSSMGSLRSPRDPTPQRSPAQVAMMRPSYHDLSPHPMTPMTPTTPTNNNNNNNMSKYSMLSSEQGHFLYPPPGDYGARFGYSTSQGSLMSSMGHGNSYAAAGASETGINLGDFDMTSSYATEGSGYSAVRSKTSIPDSSYTMMTPAANMTAYDYRGISPMDQLKQYSQYPLTDRSYPSSYMFSPGAMSSNAMYPLSGVSGGSNERYYPDVLEEFVDMQAAMHHGIPTRPVRSDYSYTPAILSN; this is encoded by the exons GTCAGCAAAGCATGTACTCAGGGAACCATTATGTCTCTCACAGCAAGCTACAGTCGCCATTGACAATTCAGTG GTTGAATGAAAATTATGAAGTATCCGAGGGAGTTAGCTTGCCTCGGAGCGCTTTATATTCGCACTACTTAGACTTTTGCGAAAAGAACAACTTATCTCCGGTGAATGCTGCTAGTTTTGGGAAG atTATTCGACATACTTTTCCGAATTTGAAAACTCGACGTCTTGGAACACGTGGTCAGTCAAA GTACCACTACTACGGTATCACCATAAAGACAACTTCTCCCTACCACGATACAGTCTGTAACGCAGCCAGACAGAGCAACACTGG TTTCAGTCAATCGTACAGCAAGAATGATGCGGATGAAAGGTCTCACGGACCCGTGCTCCATAAGGGAAGTCAAGGGAATGGTGCCTACGTCGCGACAGCCCCAGGAGGAACTTTGCTCCCGGACTTTCCTAAGCCCAGCAAATTGACCCTTCCTGAGAAAGTGCCACATGAAAAG GTGAAGACGTTTCTGATCATGTACCGGGCTCATTGTCAGAGAATCTTGGACACTATTCTGAGGGCGAATTTTGGAGAG gttCAGAACTTTTTAGTCCATTTTTGGCAAGGAATGCCCAGTCACATGCTTGAAGTCCTAGGTTCTAATGAAGTGGTAGAGTTGATTGGTCAGTGCGATACCATCTTGTACAAGGCGATAAGCGGTGTTCTCATCCCAGGAACCCTTCAGCCTTTACCAGCAAG TTTGACTCAAGCAATCCGCCAGTTTGCGCAGCAGCTTGACGAATGGTTGACCGAGTCTTTGTCTCACTTGCCTGAACCATTACAGAAGAAGAAACTGActg TTGCCAAGAGCTTTTCTCACTCACTCCGAAGACAAACGTCTCTAACACATCTCGCACAG GCCGCGCGCACAGTACTGCACAGTGCAGAGCCGGTATCACAAATGTTGACTGACTGGAAACAGATTGACTTTGAAGGCATTTCCCGCCAGGCTTTGTGGACATTCAGCCAATCGATCGCCGAGGATTACGAACTGATTAACGAAC ATTTCAAAGAGTTTACCCAGCTTCTGGAACAGCAAGCCACCATTGACCAGTACGCTGAATGGGCTGCTAATCTTGTCAACCGATGCATCGCAAAA CAAGTGGAGAAGACAGGTAAAACTTACAAAGAATGCTCACGGGATTTCCTGCTCAAGTGGTCGTTCTTCAGCATTAAGATTGTTCGTGAGCTGACACTGCACAGTGCGCACAGTTTTG GCTCGTTTCATCTACTGCACATGCTCCTTGAGGATTACATTCTGTACACCGTTGAGAACCACAACAACGCAGACGAACAGTCGGTCCAGTCCTCTGACGGTGAAAGTAAAGAGATGAACTTTATGGAAG TCAAGGAAGACATGGAGATTGACGTGGTAGGACCAAGGCCTACTCATGTAAATGTTCGTAAGTCTACATCCAGAAGACACTCCAGCTCTTCTTCAATGGGATCTCTAAGAAGCCCTCGTGATCCGACCCCTCAAAGAAGCCCCGCACAGGTGGCTATGATGCGACCCTCGTATCACGATTTGTCCCCACATCCCATGACCCCGATGACGCCAACCACACCCacaaataataacaacaacaacaatatgaGTAAATACTCTATGCTATCATCCGAGCAAGGGCACTTCTTGTACCCTCCCCCAGGGGATTATGGAGCGCGATTTGGCTACTCCACCTCTCAGGGTAGCCTAATGTCTTCTATGGGCCATGGAAACAGCTATGCTGCGGCGGGTGCCAGTGAGACTGGAATTAACTTGGGAGATTTTGACATGACAAGCAGCTACGCGACAGAAGGATCCGGGTACTCTGCCGTGCGTTCCAAAACCAGTATTCCGGACTCAAGCTACACGATGATGACTCCCGCAGCCAACATGACGGCTTACGACTACAGAGGGATCTCGCCAATGGATCAGTTGAAGCAGTATTCTCAGTACCCTTTAACAGATCGAAGCTACCCTTCCTCTTACATGTTTTCTCCAGGCGCCATGTCGTCAAATGCTATGTATCCCCTGTCTGGGGTCAGCGGAGGCTCCAATGAGAGATATTACCCAGATGTACTGGAAGAATTCGTGGATATGCAAGCCGCAATGCACCATGGGATTCCAACACGGCCCGTGAGATCAGATTATAGTTACACACCCGCAATCTTGAGTAATTAG